One window from the genome of Gloeocapsopsis sp. IPPAS B-1203 encodes:
- a CDS encoding acyltransferase, which translates to MDINEFIGSWDYGSLPANVGIGKDCYLERKDSFRRFRSKCNPGLVLGNSVYVYTWTVFSVEPEGAVVVGDDSILVGAMFWCAKSIIIGKRVTISYNVTIADSDFHPREPGLRRQDAIAIAPPGDQKPRPSLVTQPVIVEDDVQIGIGAIILKGVHIGAGAQIGAGSVVTTNVPAKAIVTGNPARIQNKAGNW; encoded by the coding sequence ATGGATATTAATGAATTTATTGGTAGTTGGGACTATGGTTCACTTCCTGCTAACGTGGGGATTGGTAAAGATTGCTACTTAGAGCGTAAAGACAGCTTTCGGCGTTTCCGCAGCAAATGTAATCCTGGGTTAGTCTTAGGGAATAGCGTATATGTTTATACTTGGACAGTCTTCTCAGTAGAACCCGAAGGTGCTGTAGTTGTAGGTGATGACTCAATTCTTGTGGGTGCAATGTTTTGGTGTGCCAAAAGCATTATTATTGGTAAGCGCGTCACGATTTCCTACAACGTAACAATTGCCGATAGCGACTTTCATCCCCGCGAACCAGGCTTAAGACGACAAGATGCGATCGCGATCGCACCTCCAGGCGATCAAAAACCACGTCCGTCGTTAGTCACTCAACCTGTGATCGTCGAAGATGACGTGCAAATCGGAATTGGCGCGATTATCCTTAAGGGAGTTCATATCGGCGCGGGTGCGCAAATTGGTGCAGGTTCCGTCGTCACTACAAATGTTCCTGCAAAAGCGATCGTCACAGGCAATCCCGCAAGAATTCAAAATAAGGCTGGTAACTGGTAA